Proteins co-encoded in one Cygnus olor isolate bCygOlo1 chromosome 6, bCygOlo1.pri.v2, whole genome shotgun sequence genomic window:
- the UPP2 gene encoding uridine phosphorylase 2 has product MTETTGYSGSGLVLIKNPHLHTMEEDILYHLDLGTRTHNLPAMFGDIKFVCVGGSPNRMKAFAQFMHKELGLEGSGEDLADICAGTDRYAMYRTGPVLSISHGMGIPSISIMLHELIKLLHHAKCRDVTIIRIGTSGGLGIEAGSVVITDTAVDASFQPRFEQVVLGDVVVRSTDLDRDLAEELLACSKEVPDFPTLIGHTMCTYDFYEGQGRLDGALCSFSSEKKLEYLKRAHEAGVRNIEMESTAFAAMCRLCGLKAAVVCVALVDRLEGDQIRAPRDVLREYQQRPQRLIATFIRRRLGLHPPAGRALPSSD; this is encoded by the exons ATGACTGAAACAACAGGTTACTCTGG CAGTGGGCTCGTCCTCATCAAAAACCCGCACCTGCACACGATGGAGGAGGACATTCTGTATCACTTGGACTTGGGAACAAGGACGCACAACCTGCCTGCTATGTTTGGGGACATAAAG TTTGTCTGCGTTGGCGGCAGCCCGAACAGGATGAAGGCGTTTGCCCAGTTcatgcacaaggagctggggcTCGAGGGCAGTGGGGAGGACCTGGCTGACATCTGCGCAGGGACGGACCGCTACGCCATGTACCGCACGGGGCCGGTGCTCTCCATCAGC CACGGGATGGGCATCCCTTCCATTTCCATTATGCTTCATGAACTAATCAAACTGCTGCACCACGCAAAATGCCGAGACGTTACTATTATACGCATCGGTACTTCTGGAGGCTTAG GGATCGAGGCTGGCTCCGTTGTGATCACGGACACGGCCGTGGACGCCTCCTTCCAGCCGCGGTTCGAGCAGGTGGTGCTGGGCGATGTGGTGGTGCGGAGCACGGACCTGGACAGGGACCTCGCGGAGGAGCTCCTCGCCTGCAGCAAGGAGGTCCCCGACTTCCCCACGCTCATTGGGCACACCATGTGCACCTACGATTTCTACGAAG GTCAGGGGAGATTAGACGGAGCGTTGTGCTCTTTCTCCAGTGAAAAAAAGTTGGAATACTTAAAAAGAGCTCACGAGGCTGGCGTGAGAAACATTGAAATGGAGTCCACGGCGTTCGCTGCCATGTGCAGGCTGTGCGGTTTGAAAG CTGCTGTTGTCTGCGTGGCACTCGTGGACCGCCTGGAGGGGGACCAGATCCGGGCACCCCGTGACGTGCTGCGGGAGTACCAGCAGCGGCCTCAGCGCCTGATCGCCACCTTCATCCGGAGACGCCTGGGGCTGCACCCACCCGCGGGACGCGCGCTCCCCTCCAGCGACTGA